In a single window of the Coprothermobacter proteolyticus DSM 5265 genome:
- a CDS encoding type III secretion system chaperone family protein — protein sequence MVTPGIINEYLRILNLQFQFNGFQWDIPFHQDNVEINLVLTLSRDFLRFEVPLMAEEKVSSELLNQLFEMNYRIAMAKFAMADDGMVRLVCDFPTVNMSFEEFQVSMQIVVSAAFDFIPQIRAIKAKPIGFEIPKNPKNQIM from the coding sequence TTGGTAACGCCAGGCATAATAAACGAGTACCTTCGTATTCTAAATCTTCAATTTCAATTCAACGGCTTCCAATGGGACATTCCCTTCCATCAAGATAATGTGGAGATTAATTTGGTGCTGACACTAAGTCGAGATTTTTTACGCTTCGAAGTTCCACTCATGGCAGAAGAAAAAGTGTCTTCGGAACTGTTAAATCAGTTATTTGAGATGAATTACCGTATTGCCATGGCAAAATTCGCCATGGCTGACGATGGCATGGTTCGTCTTGTGTGCGACTTCCCCACTGTGAACATGAGCTTCGAAGAATTTCAGGTTTCTATGCAGATTGTGGTCAGCGCCGCTTTTGATTTCATACCACAAATACGAGCCATAAAGGCAAAGCCAATTGGATTCGAGATACCAAAGAATCCCAAAAACCAAATAATGTAG
- a CDS encoding radical SAM protein, protein MNNTQNVQRRTKKTLENRLSLGEQKQSLIYGPVSSRRFGTTIGISLIPLKVCSFDCVFCELSVHTNVLTLERHTYVSVNEVLKELRNFPTQGVDYIALSGAGEPTLAANMGEVIDALHQKYSVPVLVLSNGSTVFMKDVQEELRKADAVKLTFSSLKEESFKRLNQPAEGVTASKVARGIEEFASSYAGTLYFEVVVVKGINDDLSEVRKTVEFLAQFKPYHIDINRPARPGTARYLELPDKELYMPLEREFPAVRVF, encoded by the coding sequence GTGAATAATACGCAGAATGTTCAGAGGAGGACAAAAAAGACATTGGAAAACCGTCTGAGTTTGGGGGAACAGAAACAATCTCTGATTTACGGTCCTGTGAGTAGTAGGCGTTTTGGTACCACAATTGGAATTAGTCTCATACCGTTGAAGGTTTGTTCTTTTGATTGCGTTTTTTGTGAACTTTCCGTTCACACCAACGTGTTAACGCTGGAACGCCACACGTACGTCAGTGTAAACGAAGTACTCAAGGAACTGAGAAATTTCCCAACTCAGGGAGTGGATTACATTGCGCTCTCAGGAGCTGGCGAACCCACATTAGCAGCGAACATGGGCGAAGTCATTGATGCTCTTCACCAAAAGTACTCAGTGCCAGTCTTGGTTCTGAGTAACGGAAGCACGGTATTCATGAAGGATGTTCAAGAAGAATTAAGAAAAGCTGATGCTGTTAAGCTCACGTTCTCCTCACTAAAGGAAGAATCCTTCAAGCGTTTGAATCAGCCTGCAGAAGGGGTAACGGCCTCAAAAGTAGCGCGAGGTATTGAAGAATTTGCCTCTTCTTACGCAGGCACGTTGTATTTCGAGGTGGTTGTGGTTAAAGGTATAAACGATGATCTGTCTGAGGTAAGAAAAACAGTTGAGTTCTTAGCTCAGTTTAAGCCTTACCACATCGATATAAACAGACCTGCAAGGCCGGGAACGGCGCGTTATCTTGAGCTACCTGATAAAGAGCTTTATATGCCTTTGGAGCGCGAATTCCCAGCCGTCAGGGTGTTCTAA
- the pheS gene encoding phenylalanine--tRNA ligase subunit alpha: MMKEVEEVEQVARDFESDLQELPPDQLKIKYLSRKGLVSKLLEKIPTLPPEQRRDFGKYVNDLKRHIEEQIKQKEEQLLSIGSKHLAQEPLFLNDLTLEGKRPPLGNVHVLFKARDELLSIFKFMGFSFFDGPELETDFYNFEALNFPPYHPARDMQDTLVVGDRVLRTHSSAMQVRAMEAWGVPIKVILPGRVYRREEVSARKYPVFYQFDCLAVGENIGVGHLKWTLETFLSAYFEKNVTVRFRPSYFPFVEPGNEVDVKCVFCDGQGCSVCGGTGWLEILGAGLVHPRVLEYAGVDPNRYSGFAFGVGVDRMAMLKYGINDIRLLYEGDVSFLRSL; the protein is encoded by the coding sequence ATGATGAAGGAGGTTGAAGAGGTCGAGCAAGTAGCACGTGATTTCGAATCCGACCTTCAAGAGCTTCCTCCTGATCAGCTGAAGATCAAGTATTTGTCTCGTAAAGGTTTAGTTTCAAAGCTTTTGGAGAAAATCCCGACGCTACCACCTGAGCAGCGTCGGGATTTTGGTAAGTACGTCAATGATTTAAAAAGACACATAGAAGAGCAAATTAAGCAGAAGGAAGAGCAGCTGCTTTCCATTGGAAGTAAGCATCTTGCTCAAGAGCCTTTGTTCCTTAACGATCTGACTTTGGAAGGCAAGCGTCCTCCTTTGGGAAACGTGCACGTACTTTTTAAAGCCCGTGATGAGCTACTAAGCATTTTCAAATTCATGGGATTTAGTTTTTTTGACGGGCCTGAGCTGGAAACAGATTTTTATAACTTCGAAGCATTAAACTTTCCTCCTTACCACCCCGCCAGGGATATGCAGGACACTTTGGTAGTGGGGGACAGGGTACTCAGAACGCACTCTTCAGCCATGCAGGTCAGAGCCATGGAAGCCTGGGGTGTCCCCATAAAGGTCATTCTTCCCGGTAGGGTTTACCGCCGTGAGGAAGTATCAGCCAGAAAATATCCTGTGTTTTACCAGTTTGACTGCTTGGCTGTGGGTGAAAACATTGGGGTGGGCCACCTCAAATGGACTTTGGAAACTTTCCTCAGTGCTTACTTTGAGAAGAATGTCACAGTTAGATTTAGACCCAGTTATTTCCCCTTCGTGGAACCCGGCAATGAAGTTGACGTGAAGTGTGTTTTTTGCGATGGTCAAGGTTGCAGTGTGTGTGGGGGAACAGGCTGGTTAGAAATACTTGGGGCCGGTTTGGTGCACCCAAGGGTTTTGGAATATGCAGGGGTGGATCCCAATCGTTACAGTGGTTTTGCCTTCGGTGTGGGTGTTGACCGCATGGCCATGCTCAAATACGGTATCAACGACATACGTCTTCTTTATGAGGGCGACGTTAGTTTCCTCAGGTCGCTTTAA
- a CDS encoding asparaginase: MEDYANPPTLGALVLRNELTESVHYADAVVVDYKGRLIASAGSPQRVTFLRSASKPLQAIPMLMDKLDIQYGFTMEEIAVMCASHSGTLEHVELVRSALKKIGLDESYLQCGVHEPFDKSTAEFIKLNNIELTPAFHNCSGKHTGMLAQCVYHKWPLQTYFLLDHPVQQRILKIVSEFFEMPPEKVEIGIDGCGVPVFGVPLYNAALAFAKLGTPEILPEEYKEPASKVAMAMTRYPHLVAGKGRFDTEFMLFFQGAFLSKGGAEAVQLVSVLNRGLGIAVKVVDGSSRALGAITLEVLRQLGLVTDEDIHGEALKNQYQPPVKNHRQEVVGIIKPVIKLKVDPGWKVLS, encoded by the coding sequence GTGGAAGACTATGCAAATCCGCCCACATTGGGTGCGCTAGTTTTAAGAAACGAGCTAACAGAAAGTGTGCATTACGCAGATGCAGTGGTAGTGGACTACAAAGGAAGATTGATTGCCTCAGCTGGCTCACCTCAGCGCGTAACTTTCCTTAGATCAGCTTCAAAACCGCTACAAGCCATCCCTATGCTCATGGATAAATTGGACATCCAGTACGGTTTCACCATGGAAGAAATAGCTGTGATGTGCGCTTCACATTCTGGTACGCTGGAACATGTGGAACTTGTAAGATCAGCGCTAAAGAAAATTGGCTTGGACGAGTCATATTTGCAGTGTGGCGTTCACGAACCTTTTGACAAGAGTACCGCCGAATTCATAAAGCTGAACAACATCGAGCTGACCCCAGCTTTTCATAATTGTTCAGGGAAACATACAGGCATGCTTGCACAGTGCGTGTACCACAAGTGGCCACTGCAGACTTACTTTCTCCTGGATCACCCAGTGCAGCAAAGGATACTTAAAATAGTGTCAGAGTTCTTTGAGATGCCTCCAGAGAAAGTGGAGATAGGTATTGACGGCTGCGGCGTACCTGTTTTTGGAGTGCCTCTTTACAACGCTGCATTGGCTTTCGCAAAACTGGGAACTCCTGAAATTCTGCCCGAGGAATATAAGGAACCAGCATCAAAAGTAGCAATGGCCATGACAAGGTACCCTCATTTGGTCGCAGGGAAAGGTCGCTTTGACACTGAATTTATGCTCTTCTTCCAAGGCGCATTCCTAAGTAAGGGCGGTGCTGAAGCTGTTCAACTGGTGTCCGTGCTAAATCGTGGCCTGGGTATTGCAGTAAAAGTGGTAGATGGTAGTAGTAGAGCACTGGGAGCCATCACATTGGAGGTCCTTAGGCAACTGGGTTTGGTAACTGATGAAGATATTCACGGCGAAGCTTTAAAAAATCAATACCAGCCTCCTGTGAAAAACCATAGGCAAGAAGTCGTTGGCATTATAAAACCAGTCATAAAGCTGAAAGTTGATCCAGGCTGGAAAGTGCTTAGCTAA
- the pheT gene encoding phenylalanine--tRNA ligase subunit beta — MKFSFNQLKKFWQEKDQVTWQQVKSYLEKHLEVEVEEEVPIDIPDSWWLKEVAPANEKNSRAEVHLENGSVIPVYLPEEVSHSNSSGTSICVLVDTKSGTLLSRGDLGPLQELLGFATVSSNGSEAGSPKEAGTSAGRDDLSDLVLLRNAPEGPLKEVLELPDMLIKLSVLPNRGDLSHLFGLAREIACGMGLTLVVPTFQHKLEKRNGLVSIQTDGCLVYVGMLLENLRVEESPWWLKLELMRFGQRCINNVVDLTNYFLFNYGQPMHAFDFDTLTDHRIVVRQAKPGEKLVLLNNEEVTLDEDCMVIADAVKPVGVAGVMGGRDASVSSQTKRVLLEVAAFAPSSVAMSSRKLGVRTDASMLYERGVAPFGQVDMALLFADFVEQMGCAQATALWFAGEERRYRLVDYNPQRIVKLSSVKDQDLVDMISTKQWEVITEEGNNDGKKKIRIPAYRWDITRTEDLVDELVKFVGYDRIPSLPLMDYIPFREKESITKENKLREASSLYFQEVFMVSLISDKDVQNISAHMGIDAKNVLAVDNPVSRELAYLRPNLLISLIKAALLNQNRFHDDVHLFEIGSVFTRVSKDANSTEVEERRHIAYLSKGLYWENALDKDLWSYREFKGALENIFERCSLTLGWENAFVSWAESQFSGIIKYEGREVGQVGMLKPSLLKAYDLKGPVFAAELDLDVLPLVTGREPVFPLKFPQSWRDLSVVMPVEVPVSELAKLFEGEPLVKDWKVVDLYRGEKLSPSEKSVTVRVWLGAEDHTVSSEEVDQVVERVLGRLTEAGWHLRT; from the coding sequence ATGAAATTCAGTTTTAACCAACTTAAAAAGTTTTGGCAGGAAAAGGACCAAGTTACCTGGCAGCAGGTAAAAAGTTATCTGGAAAAACACTTGGAAGTTGAAGTTGAGGAAGAAGTACCCATTGACATACCCGATTCATGGTGGCTAAAAGAGGTAGCTCCAGCTAATGAAAAAAACTCCAGAGCGGAGGTGCATCTGGAAAACGGCTCTGTGATTCCGGTGTACTTACCCGAGGAAGTTTCTCATAGTAACAGTAGCGGTACCAGCATTTGTGTGCTTGTGGATACCAAGAGTGGCACGCTGCTTTCCAGGGGCGATTTGGGGCCGTTGCAAGAGCTGCTTGGTTTTGCAACGGTAAGTAGTAATGGCAGCGAAGCAGGTTCTCCTAAGGAAGCAGGGACCTCTGCCGGCCGCGATGATTTGTCAGATTTGGTTCTTCTAAGAAATGCCCCTGAAGGGCCTCTTAAAGAGGTGCTTGAGCTTCCGGATATGCTTATAAAGCTTAGTGTGCTACCAAACCGCGGTGACCTGAGTCACTTATTTGGTTTGGCTCGAGAGATTGCCTGCGGTATGGGGCTTACACTGGTGGTGCCTACCTTCCAGCATAAGCTGGAAAAACGAAACGGGTTGGTGTCCATTCAAACTGATGGCTGCTTAGTTTATGTGGGCATGCTACTGGAGAACTTGAGAGTTGAGGAAAGTCCGTGGTGGCTTAAGCTGGAGTTGATGCGTTTTGGGCAGCGCTGCATAAACAACGTAGTAGATCTAACGAATTACTTCCTTTTCAACTACGGTCAACCCATGCACGCTTTCGATTTTGATACCCTTACTGACCATCGCATTGTTGTGCGTCAGGCAAAACCGGGGGAGAAACTGGTGCTGCTAAACAATGAAGAGGTCACATTGGATGAAGACTGCATGGTAATAGCGGACGCAGTGAAACCAGTGGGTGTTGCTGGCGTCATGGGCGGCCGAGATGCTTCTGTAAGCTCTCAAACAAAGCGCGTACTTTTGGAGGTAGCAGCATTCGCTCCTTCTTCCGTTGCTATGAGCTCTCGAAAGCTTGGCGTAAGAACTGATGCCAGCATGCTTTACGAGCGTGGCGTGGCACCTTTTGGCCAGGTGGATATGGCGCTTTTGTTCGCCGATTTTGTAGAGCAAATGGGTTGCGCTCAGGCGACTGCTTTGTGGTTTGCTGGGGAAGAAAGACGTTACAGATTGGTTGACTACAACCCACAGCGAATCGTAAAACTTTCTTCTGTGAAAGATCAGGACCTGGTTGATATGATTTCCACCAAACAGTGGGAAGTTATCACAGAAGAAGGGAATAATGATGGTAAGAAGAAAATTAGAATTCCTGCTTATCGGTGGGACATAACCAGAACTGAGGACTTGGTGGATGAACTAGTAAAATTCGTGGGTTATGACCGTATCCCCTCATTGCCCTTGATGGATTATATTCCCTTTAGGGAAAAGGAATCCATTACAAAGGAAAACAAACTTCGAGAAGCAAGCTCGCTTTACTTTCAAGAGGTATTCATGGTTTCACTCATATCGGACAAGGATGTGCAGAACATTTCTGCACACATGGGCATAGATGCCAAGAATGTGCTGGCTGTGGACAACCCAGTAAGCCGTGAACTGGCTTATTTAAGACCTAACTTACTTATAAGCTTGATAAAGGCAGCTCTACTTAACCAAAATCGCTTCCACGACGATGTGCACTTGTTTGAAATTGGCTCAGTGTTCACAAGAGTATCCAAAGACGCCAATAGCACTGAGGTTGAGGAAAGACGTCACATAGCTTACTTGTCAAAAGGGCTTTACTGGGAGAATGCTTTGGATAAAGACCTGTGGAGCTACCGTGAGTTTAAAGGCGCTTTGGAGAACATCTTTGAACGCTGTAGTCTTACACTGGGGTGGGAGAATGCTTTTGTTTCGTGGGCTGAAAGCCAGTTCTCTGGTATCATAAAGTATGAAGGACGCGAAGTGGGGCAGGTGGGCATGCTCAAGCCGAGTTTATTGAAAGCATATGATTTGAAGGGTCCCGTATTTGCAGCTGAACTGGATCTAGATGTTTTGCCACTAGTCACGGGAAGAGAACCCGTATTTCCACTTAAGTTCCCCCAAAGCTGGAGAGATCTGTCGGTGGTCATGCCCGTGGAAGTGCCCGTTTCAGAACTTGCCAAACTCTTTGAAGGTGAACCACTAGTAAAAGATTGGAAAGTTGTGGATTTGTACCGCGGTGAAAAGTTATCGCCTAGTGAAAAGAGTGTTACCGTGCGTGTGTGGTTAGGCGCTGAAGACCACACGGTCAGTAGCGAGGAAGTAGATCAAGTCGTGGAGCGCGTTTTAGGGCGCTTAACGGAGGCGGGATGGCATTTAAGGACATGA
- the rplT gene encoding 50S ribosomal protein L20, whose product MRVKTSVAKRARHKKVLKEAKGYFGASHRVYRKAHEAVLKAGEDAFAGRKQRKRDMRSLWITRINAAARNHGMNYSNFMHGLKVAGIQIDRKMLAELAVTDPEGFSALVEKAKEAVG is encoded by the coding sequence ATGCGTGTTAAGACTAGTGTTGCTAAAAGGGCAAGGCATAAAAAGGTATTAAAAGAAGCGAAAGGTTATTTTGGCGCTTCTCATCGTGTTTATAGGAAAGCGCATGAAGCAGTTCTGAAGGCTGGTGAAGATGCTTTTGCCGGGCGTAAGCAGCGGAAAAGAGATATGCGTAGTCTATGGATTACCAGGATTAACGCTGCAGCCAGGAACCACGGCATGAACTATTCTAACTTCATGCACGGCTTAAAAGTTGCCGGCATACAAATTGATAGAAAGATGCTGGCGGAATTGGCTGTCACCGACCCAGAGGGCTTTAGTGCTCTGGTAGAGAAGGCCAAGGAGGCCGTCGGATAA
- a CDS encoding type II secretion system protein, which produces MKLRARKGFTLMEIMVVLAVIALLTATLYPSYALARQRANVSTLLSSSPKVLQYLELYRIDHQLYPTGNVVLDESQTGTDMLKAYYERSTPWPWDKEKKLENFFAYSSEETPAGSIFYICWPVDKSANKAAEAMATTASIEALPVDSLTLLGYDYAVCATSTVDPVLVKLR; this is translated from the coding sequence TTGAAGTTAAGGGCAAGAAAAGGCTTCACACTCATGGAAATCATGGTAGTACTAGCAGTAATTGCGTTGCTTACAGCAACACTGTATCCGTCCTACGCACTGGCGCGCCAGCGAGCGAATGTGAGTACGCTACTCTCCTCATCACCCAAAGTGCTTCAGTATTTAGAACTGTACCGCATAGATCATCAGTTGTACCCAACGGGGAATGTGGTATTAGATGAATCTCAGACAGGTACCGACATGTTAAAAGCTTACTACGAAAGATCCACTCCTTGGCCGTGGGACAAAGAAAAGAAGCTGGAGAATTTCTTTGCCTACAGTAGCGAAGAAACTCCGGCAGGAAGTATTTTTTACATTTGCTGGCCAGTGGATAAATCAGCAAATAAGGCGGCAGAGGCCATGGCAACGACTGCGAGCATAGAAGCGCTCCCTGTTGACAGCCTAACACTGTTAGGTTATGACTATGCAGTCTGCGCCACCAGCACCGTTGACCCTGTTTTAGTTAAGCTCCGCTAA
- the rpmI gene encoding 50S ribosomal protein L35, with the protein MGKPKNSRTAAKRFKVTGSGKFMYRSAMNHLRRHKSASRLRRLKAPKVIDETYLGHVQDLLPRP; encoded by the coding sequence ATGGGAAAACCGAAGAACAGCAGGACAGCAGCCAAGAGGTTTAAAGTTACTGGTTCTGGCAAGTTCATGTACCGTTCTGCCATGAACCACTTGAGAAGGCATAAAAGTGCTTCAAGGTTGAGAAGGCTAAAAGCACCAAAAGTCATTGATGAAACCTATTTGGGCCACGTTCAAGATTTGTTGCCCAGGCCATAG
- the infC gene encoding translation initiation factor IF-3 — protein sequence MNEQIRAPKVRVVDENGKQLGVFITAEAIRMARSRGYDLVEVAPTADPPVCRFIDYDKFRYEMAKKAKEAKRNQTIIEVKEIRLRLGTDVHDMETKMKKIREFLEEGNKVKVTLRPRGRERALEEQIRQKLLSIAEKLSDVGQVEQDVRAEGRNFYFMIAPKKKKEATKDGKTEEQQDSSQEV from the coding sequence GTGAATGAACAGATTCGAGCACCAAAGGTCAGAGTGGTTGACGAAAATGGAAAGCAATTGGGTGTTTTCATCACCGCAGAAGCCATAAGAATGGCACGTAGCAGAGGTTATGATTTGGTGGAAGTAGCTCCTACTGCAGATCCGCCCGTTTGTCGATTTATCGACTACGATAAGTTCCGCTATGAAATGGCGAAGAAGGCCAAGGAGGCAAAGAGAAACCAGACCATCATCGAAGTGAAAGAGATTCGTCTCAGATTGGGTACCGATGTTCACGATATGGAAACGAAGATGAAAAAGATCAGGGAATTCTTGGAAGAAGGTAACAAAGTTAAGGTAACCCTGCGTCCTAGAGGCCGTGAGAGGGCTCTTGAAGAACAAATTCGTCAGAAACTATTGTCCATTGCAGAAAAGCTGTCAGATGTGGGACAAGTAGAGCAAGACGTGCGAGCAGAGGGCAGAAATTTCTATTTCATGATAGCGCCTAAGAAGAAGAAGGAGGCAACCAAAGATGGGAAAACCGAAGAACAGCAGGACAGCAGCCAAGAGGTTTAA
- the asnS gene encoding asparagine--tRNA ligase, translated as MVSIRDIGKHEGEQVELRGWIHTKREKGKIIFIVMRDGSGFMQVVLEQERLKPDQWEQAKEASLESSIVVKGVAKSEPRAPGGYEIHADHFEAFHITKDWPLGRKEHGIEFLEENRHLWIRSRKQSAILRIRHTIENAMIDFLNENGFYRFDTPIITTAAAEGTTTLFEVDYHGDKAYLSQSGQLYAEAGALALGKVYTFGPTFRAEKSKTRRHLLEFWMIEPEAAWFEYEDNLQLQEQFVSYIVKRVLEENEDDLAILERPLEPLMKVEPPFPRITYTEAVDLLNKNGFDITWGDDLGAPEETFLSNQYEKPVFLTHFPAKIKAFYMQPDPENPEVVLAADLLAPEGYGEIIGGSQRIHDYDLLLQKIREFGLNEEYYQWYLDLRRYGSVPHSGFGIGLERTVAWICKLEHIRETIPFPRMLHKLTP; from the coding sequence ATGGTTAGCATACGTGACATTGGGAAGCACGAGGGAGAACAAGTAGAGCTAAGAGGTTGGATCCACACGAAGCGTGAAAAGGGAAAGATCATTTTTATCGTCATGAGAGATGGCTCAGGTTTTATGCAGGTAGTGTTAGAGCAAGAGCGACTTAAACCCGATCAGTGGGAGCAAGCTAAAGAGGCTTCTCTGGAGAGCTCCATTGTGGTAAAAGGTGTAGCAAAAAGTGAGCCTCGTGCACCTGGTGGATATGAAATCCATGCAGATCACTTTGAAGCGTTTCACATAACCAAAGACTGGCCTTTGGGACGAAAAGAGCATGGTATTGAGTTCTTGGAAGAAAACAGGCATTTGTGGATAAGAAGCAGAAAACAGAGTGCCATTTTACGCATCAGGCACACCATTGAAAACGCCATGATTGATTTCTTAAATGAAAATGGTTTCTACAGATTCGACACCCCCATCATTACCACAGCCGCAGCTGAAGGAACCACTACACTATTTGAAGTAGACTACCACGGGGATAAAGCATATTTGAGTCAAAGTGGACAGCTTTATGCCGAAGCAGGCGCCTTGGCATTAGGAAAGGTTTACACCTTTGGGCCCACCTTCAGAGCTGAGAAGAGTAAAACACGCCGGCACTTGCTGGAGTTTTGGATGATAGAACCTGAGGCAGCGTGGTTTGAATATGAAGATAACCTTCAGCTCCAAGAACAGTTCGTCAGCTACATTGTAAAAAGAGTGCTGGAGGAAAACGAAGACGATTTGGCCATCCTGGAACGTCCGTTGGAACCACTGATGAAGGTTGAACCGCCATTCCCGAGAATAACGTACACTGAAGCTGTGGACCTACTAAATAAAAACGGATTCGATATTACATGGGGAGATGACTTAGGAGCACCCGAAGAAACGTTCCTGTCCAACCAATATGAAAAACCCGTTTTCCTAACGCACTTCCCTGCAAAAATAAAAGCTTTCTACATGCAGCCCGACCCGGAAAACCCTGAGGTTGTATTGGCTGCCGACCTATTGGCACCCGAAGGTTACGGAGAAATCATTGGAGGGAGCCAGCGTATTCATGATTACGATTTGCTACTGCAGAAAATAAGAGAGTTCGGTCTGAACGAAGAATACTATCAGTGGTACTTGGATCTGAGAAGATACGGTTCCGTACCTCACTCGGGTTTTGGTATTGGTTTGGAAAGGACTGTAGCATGGATCTGCAAGCTGGAACACATCAGAGAAACCATACCATTCCCTAGAATGTTACACAAGCTAACACCATGA
- the yfcE gene encoding phosphodiesterase, giving the protein MKILIASDLHGSVAAFQKVLENEPDSEMVLLLGDYLYHGPRNPLPEGYNPRAMADLINSLSNAVLVKGNVDAPIDEELIKWPMSPLVHLVFHDGGNNRNDIHILAHHGHNADPTKLYKTQMVVSGHTHIKVLEYDAKEGVFRLNPGSPSLSKDGTPSYAVILSDFRAQLKSLDGQVIKEIQIS; this is encoded by the coding sequence ATGAAAATACTAATTGCATCTGACCTGCATGGTAGCGTAGCAGCATTCCAAAAGGTTTTGGAAAATGAACCAGATTCTGAAATGGTGCTTCTCTTGGGGGATTACCTGTATCATGGACCCCGCAACCCGTTACCTGAAGGTTACAATCCAAGAGCCATGGCGGATCTAATAAATTCTTTGAGCAATGCTGTATTGGTTAAAGGCAACGTGGATGCACCCATCGACGAGGAACTTATTAAATGGCCCATGTCACCTTTGGTTCATTTAGTCTTTCACGATGGCGGCAATAATAGGAATGACATTCACATCTTAGCTCATCACGGTCACAACGCTGATCCAACAAAGCTTTACAAAACGCAAATGGTGGTTTCTGGACACACCCACATAAAAGTGCTGGAATATGACGCGAAAGAAGGCGTTTTCAGGCTTAACCCTGGTAGTCCATCACTGTCCAAAGACGGAACTCCATCCTATGCCGTCATCCTCAGCGATTTTAGAGCACAGCTCAAATCATTGGACGGTCAAGTCATAAAGGAGATTCAGATTAGCTAA